The Silene latifolia isolate original U9 population chromosome X, ASM4854445v1, whole genome shotgun sequence genome contains the following window.
TGTTAAAGACTTCATAAGAAGCAggtttgcgtaattttagagtgtaactgatgaaaaataatatttatggaaatggaaatgattgcataataaattatagattttaatgaaaaagtcataagtatgaattttaattaaaagattagagtttaattataagaatatattgattgaaaagataataaagtaatgaattttttttttacttgttaccttatttagctagatgccttttggagggaaaactaagaaaatttttattctcttagtagtatggGGGATTCTATATACTTTAACGAGTTTATATTAATAAGTTTAAGACAATCTTATTAGattctgaaaaaaaaaacggtcatatttacaaaataataaataaCCAAATAAAAAGTTAGATAAATCAATATTTATAAAAATGCCGACCGTAAAACAAGAAGTGCTTTTACAATGCCTTGAAATGCGAATAAAATCACTAACATGCAtacaaataaaattacataacaagcTGGCAAGAACAATCTTGTGGGCCTGAGGCTGAGATTATACGTGTTTGATATATACTGCATAAAGTGTGAGTTTAATGCTGAATTTTCATAAAAGTAAAATGACTATAGCAGGGATTTAATTACTGAACTAATTTCCACATAATTCACATTAAATAAGGTTAGAAATTTGATAAAATTGAGCTTAAATTCCATAGAAATAACACATGAACTAGTTTTATGACCCGTAAATTTCACGGGATATTTTGTTTTTAGTGTGATGTTTTTAGTAATTGAGactttataaaatatcaaatcacatagtaagattaTCTCATGAATAATTTATGATAAATCGTGTACTAAAAATACGGGCATTgacatgttaacataaagatcaaagtcgataaattaaagagtgctattttttcaaaggtaaaatgatgaaaaaaaatcaacaaataccaaaataaaaaatacagttgaaaaaaaaactaaaaaactattactcattcacgttgatgtcgtcaatcttACACTTAGTTTTTAATATATGGTTCTTTAAGCAATCCTAATATTTTACTTCTCCATATAATCTTCTTTCTCCAATGAATCATCCCTATAAAAAAGTAACTCAGTAATTAGTGCGAATTAACCAACAAAACAGTGGAATttgttttatacaatattatcgttattaatttaaacTTCCTCTTAAATAGAGAAAGAAAAGTATGTTAACCTTTGAATAGGTCAACACTACAAATCTTGGTagaccctaaatgagaacaaaacagaTACATACGATGAAGCTGAAAAATGTGATCAAAACTTCATACCAATGGAACTTGcactaaaaaagaaataaattaattaataatctaaaaccttaatacatttaccttaaTTGGAATAGAATCATAGGGAGATTAGGGACACATTTAGTTCTACTAACAATAGGGATGAGAAAaattttggtttataaattttgctttccaacaaaaatatataaacaattgaggatgcCTTTATGACTTCTGAGcatcattttttcattattatcaaatttaatataagtataaatatgaatcaaggttcatgacttttgagttttgagcatcatttttttttattattatgaaatttaatataaacataaataaggagtaaggagaaatggaatgtataaggtttgcttgattactaataattataattttttttacaaaatctactttatacaagagtggtttaagatattatcgtttgtaattaaatatgacatatagattatggtagatagtttggcttgccttttaattagatttatagatttttttcattattatcaaatttaatataagtataaatatgaatcaaggttcatgacttttgagttttgagcatcatttttttcattattatgaaatttaatataaacataaataaggagtaaggagaaatggaatgtataaggtttgcttgattactaataattataatttttttttttacaaaatctactTTATACAAGAGTGGTTTAAGATATTATCGTTTGTAATTAAATGACATATAGATTATGGTAGATAGTTTggcttgccttttaattagatttatagatTATAGAGTTATAGATTTTTTATCAGTATTATGAAgtctaatatagacataaatatggtgtgaggagaagtggaatgtgaaaggtttgctttattattattattgttattattatttttttttttacacaatCTACTTTGCATGAGAATGGTTTAAAAATTATCTtccgaaattaaaatatgacatgcagaataataatggtagatagtatcgcttgcattttaattatcttatggaattaaagttaaataaataggtagattaataaccaaatttatgagaggaaaataaagagtttatattagtttttttttattgCAACTActgttttttaaattttttttggtacttataagcatgtgataattttggagataattaactttttaatacatagttttgcctttttataatattgtataaaaataaataattaagtaattaatatagatgaattagtattaacctctataaaaatgccatgtgaattaaaattaaatattttaagtagccttttaattatattgtataaatagattttacctcagtttcgtgccttttgtatttcttccctcttcagattacccacgtgatgctttgtcttatctgcattcacatacatTTCACGATACTttaaaattcatataaaaaatatattgaccaaaaggtaaaacatcaacatggcaaaaacttcacaaacgaatcaacattgtcacatgtaaatcATTGAAATTAAACCAAATGGAAAACTTGAACTAAAATATAAATCAAAGGATTTATAAAACCAATAAcacaacaaattaaaatatactttattggacataacaacaacaatactcaataataatactcaatatactctctataatcaaataaataaattaaaccataaaatacaatccacaacttagaaactcatgggcaaatgagcaatagattttcaataaatattgtgaatagaaactatcataggtattataggttttatagccatcacacaaccatagattcccatattttaattttagttttaatttattttgtggtattattaaattagataattgattgcttagcaactcaagaggtgaattaaatagggaaaaatgttaatgaaaattatgggtattaagtagtataaagaaatataatcaatttattaacatattatattataaaaattaattagataggaagaaattttaattaatttggtgggtgttaagtattatgaagagttttaatcaattaattataatgtttaattaaaaaaatgaattaaataggaaaaagtgttaataaaaatggtgggtgcatgttaaataatatgaaaagttttaatttattaacatgttttattaccaaaatttcaattaaagtgtcaattttaattataaattatgacatttattaacatgtttttattacaaaaattcaattaaaatgtcaatattgattataaattatgaaattttgatgtaaatttataagggttacattaattaaattaatttatagaaaaatgaattaaatctataaaataagacaattacgCGGCAATGAGTTTTGATGCTCACATTTACGTGGCATTTACGTGGCATTTTTAGATCCTGCatggctttgtctacgtggcgtttattagtcattttagggtagccttttaattatattttatagatttgaGGGCAGTATGGATAAACAAGTTTAATTTAACCACCGATTTCACAAGATAAATAAAATCTCACTAACAAACTTTGAACATTCAATTTCAGATTATCACAAATTTAATTTTAGGCCTGACACAAATTACATATTTTACACAAGTATGTAGGAAGTTGAGTTTCAACTTAGGTTTTCTTTTTAATTCATAAAACAATCCACCTCTTTTATTCCTGTGTAAAGCTTTATAATAGGCCTCATCATATTATCTTCGAGATTATAGGGATTAGAATGTCTTATAAATAGACAAGTTTAACAACTACATAATCTCAAAAGTTGAGGTAAAAAAAGGCTGGtaaaaagaaaacaaataaaaacctACAACACTTGCTTTACTGTCAAAATAATTAAAGGAAAAAACAACATGACAAAATggtagatatttttttttttgttcaaacaAAATGGTAGATGTTGGTCCTTGATGTTCTTTTGGCTCTTTTTTGGAAATGGAATTACTGCCAAGGTTTGCTTCTAATTTACCTTGACCTTGCCTAATCAAAATAGGAAACATGGCTTGCATTTTTACTTGAATTTCTGATGATGTTCAACTCGTCTTGAATTGTACTGATTGATTTCTAACTAGCTCTTAAGGAGACTTTTTTTCATAATTAGCTAATAATGTCCTAGAGTGAAATGCAACTAATCCAAGCTACTTTCAAGTTGTGAGAGTTGAAATCCTTGTCTTGGAATTTCTCTTAGACTCTTTTGCTTTGGAACTGGCCTGAACCACGGTTGTGATTGCTGGATTGGAATGAACTTGACTGGTCTAGTTCTCAACTCTTGTTGCAGATTTTTAACATATATATTCAAGACTGGACACCAATAAATATGCCAATTTACTTCATTTTACGAATAATGTAAATTTTTTAATATGCTAATTAACAGACATTTTAAGAAATTAAGCTAATTAAAATATAGTATTGTTCAAACATTCTTATAAAATCTTGTGTTTATAATATATATTTGCAATATGGTTATACTTAATGCGATCTGCTGAAATAAAAATAAGGCATATACCTTTTAGACTTCGAACTTTTATAGTTTACACACTATATAACATCTACTTGGTCTCTTTTCAGATGGActattttggtctgaaataataagacgagattttataaccattttacagCAAAATGTGGCCACTATTGGAAAACAAGTTACCATAAGTTGTAACACTAATTACCATCGTGATTACATTTTTAACCATTAAATCATTTAAATGGTCACATATGTCCGTCTGAAGTTTCAGACAAAAAGTGGtctctgaaacaagaatttgtgtataaCATATACTCGACGGTTTCTAATTCATTCGTTATAAAATATAGATTTTTTTTTACATAATACCCCTGTATTTTTTCGAATTCTACGTTGTACCCCTCACTTTTCAAAAATATTAGTAGTACCCATAAACTTAATGAAAATATCTTAAAATACCCTTAAATGCTCTAATCCGCCTCATTTAAATATTTAGTTTAtgattttttattgatttttggGCAATAATTTGTCATGCCATTAACATAAATATCATTTACTCACTCATAAATatattttctttacaaaattcAACTGTTTAAAAACTTAACTTTTAGTAATTTGGGTATTTTAAGATATTTTACTATATTTATGGGTAATATTGTTGTTTTCAAAAACTTGAGGATAGCAAGTAGAATTCGAAAAAGATAGAGGGTAACTGGGTGCCCATAAATTCACGGTGGGAATATACTGGGACACGAATGTTCATGCATATGGACAAAGCAAGTTGAGCCCACTGTTGTGCAACTTAAAGCTGATAAGGGCGCATTTAAGGGCAGCTTTGTAATCTTCCGTGTCCAAGTACATATAGCCCGTGTATTTATAGCTACCCAACATTTAGAAAAATCCTAAAATAAAAAAAGGGTAATACTAAATACAACCCAGTggtgggttgtatttaagcattaaataccttctaatttgggtattaatttaggaattaagaactaaattacacattaaccaatacaattaatgcatattttaagaatttatttcctcttttgatttcttaaatacaacccactgggttgtatttatcattacccatAAAAAAAATACTACAAAAAGTTTGTTGAGCAAATACGAAAAGTGAgcaacatgcatgcaaatatactCCGTAATATTTTCTACTGTAatttcaaattaaaataaaaaagaaaaaagaaaaaagaaaaaaatgaaccACCAGAAATGGGGGCATAAAGAAGCGTTAATTGCGAACCTACGAAAATGGTTATGGTGGCCGCACGAAAAAGCCATTGatgaataatgatgatgatgatgatgatgatgacgagaaGCCATTGATGAAATGATGAATAATGGTGTTggaatgcgtgaaaatgtggTGTGATTAGACATAGATTCATGTAATTAACACCTAAATGAATTGGAATTGGGGTtacaaaaccctaatttcgttCATTTCAGTGACATGTTTTGAGAAATTTAGAAGATTAAAGTAACGAGAGAGAATATTAGCGTATTGTTAATAGGTAATTGAAcagaaattgggggtttttgaaaccctaattttatcattGCAGTTGTTATTGTTTGTTAAGAAACAACGTTGTGAATTGTGATTAGTGTTTTtgcttcttgttgttgttggatgCAGGTCTTGGTTTAACTGGGACAAAGCTAGGATGTGGTGAAGGAGGTTGTGGTGCTTGTACTGTTATGATGTCTTACTTTGATCGACGTCGAAAGAGTTGCGTGTGAGTCTTTCTTTAACCAAATAATCCGTCTATCTGCCTCTTTTTGGCTTAATATGCTCAATTTCTCGTGGATTGGTAGCAGTGACGGAGTTAGGATTTGAAGTTTTGTGTTTAACATAGACTGTAAATTTTAGGAGGTGAAATTAATAATGGAATAAAATTTCTGTTTAGAGTGCAGTAGCTAGCCCAGTAGCTCCCCTTGCTCCACTATTGACTGATAGGATGAACATAATTTAGTGTCAAGTCTCTTTTCTGGAGAAAATATTGAATCGAAAGGCAAATTGAAATAAAGTTAAAGGTCACAACGTTTTACGACTTTCATACATTTAAGATCTATTTTATTCAAGTTTCAGCTTTGCTCATCAGATTTAGTTTCGAGCAAGTCATACATTGTAAACCATAGTTTGGCATGATTTCACCGTTTTCAATTGAATCACGCAATGGGTATAACATCAATTGCAGTTTCATTAGTTAACTGAtcaaaatgatttttttttccaaCGACACTGGTTTATCAGGCACCATGCAATTAATGCATGCTTGGCTCCTCTATATTCTGTTGAAGGAATGCATGTAATCACAGTGGAGGGTATTGGAAGCCAAAAAAGCGGGTTGCATCCTGTTCAGGTATGGTATTTTTATCGTTGCTTTAACCTGCAACCTTTAATCAGTCATTCTTTAGGCAGCGGTGTGGCACCATCTGAAATATTCTGTAGAAAAAATTTCACATTTTCAATCAGAGAATTCTCAATATGAATCTTGACAAGGGGCTATCGAGGCAAATCTGACAAGCGAAGTTATTCATTATGTAACATGGCGAAATCAATAGAATAAATTTACCTGAAACGAACCGACTTTTTCAGTTGTCGTCTCTTTTTCTGAAACTTATGATTTCATTCGTGATATCCGTGATCTTATGTGTTCTAAATTGAAGCCCTACTTCCATTCATTATTCTTCCTCATCTTCTCTTATAGGGAGGTGGGGGTGGTACTTGCGAGGTGTAGGCCTGTAGGGGAAAATGATGATGGATATAGTGATAACTGATATGTATCTCTCAAATTTGGTCGGGTATTCCTAGCAATAAGCTTTGTAGCTAATAAAATTGGTGCTAAGCATAATTCTTGCTGACAACCCTGTCTCGATTCACACACATTTAAAGGACAAAATGATTTTGTAAACTCTCTATTGATCTGTTATATTCTACCTTTGCAGGAATCATTGGCGAACGCACACGGCTCACAATGTGGATTTTGTACTCCTGGATTTGTTATGTCCATGTATGCGCTACTAAGATCTAGTCAAAATTCTCCAACAGAGGAGCAAATCGAAGAAAGTCTGGCAGGGAACTTGTGTCGATGCACAGGATATCGACCAATCATGGATGCCTTTATGGTTTTTGCTAAGACTGATGACATGATATATACTGGTCGACCTTTGGCAAGCCATCAAGAGAATGAGTTTATATGTCCTTCGACCGGTCAACCCTGCTCATGTGGACCAAAATCTAATGGAACTACTGACAATATGAAGAAAAAGGGGGTTTGCAATGGAAGCTATGAACAACTCTCTCACAATGCTATAGATGGAAGTAAATACAGTGATAAAGAACTTATATTTCCTCCTGAGCTGTTACTCAGGAAACCTTCTTTTTTGAATTTGTGTGGCTCTTATGGCCTTAATTGGTATAGACCTTTGAGTATTCACCAAGTTCTCGAGTTGAAAACCAGATATCCGAAAGCAAAATTAGTGATTGGCAACACTGAGGTCGGAATTGAAATACGACTTAAGAGAAAGCAATACAATGTTCTTATATCAGTTGCACAGGTGCCTGAGTTGAATATACTAAATGTTAAAGATGATGGATTGGAGATAGGGGCTGCTGTGAGACTATCTGAGCTTCTGACTACTCTGAAAAGAGTCTCTCAAGAGCGTGCCGCTCATGAAATATCATCATGTACTGCAATCATAGAGCAACTAAAATGGTTTGCTGGTACTCAAATAAGAAATGTTGCGTCTGTTGGTGGGAATATATGCACCGCCAGCCCAATATCAGATTTGAACCCTCTTTGGATGGCAGCTAGAGCAAAGTTTCAAATAATTGATAGTAAGGGAAACATCAGAACGGTTCTAGCTGAAAACTTTTTCCTGGGATATCGTAAGATTGACTTGGCAATTGATGAGATTTTGTTATCAATACATTTACCATGGACCAGGCCTTTTGAGTATGTAAAAGAATTTAAGCAGGCTCATCGTAGAGATGATGACATTGCATTAGTGAATGCTGGGATGCGTGTTCATCTTGAGAAAAAGGATGAAGAATGGCTAGTAGCAGATGCATCGATTGTTTATGGTGGGGTTGCTGCCGTCACTTTTTCTGCatccaaaactaaagattttatcATTGGCAAGAGTTGGAATAAGGAATTGCTTGACAGTGCTTTGAAAGTTTTGGAAGAGGATGTTGTTATAAAAGAAGATGCACCAGGTGGAATGGTGGAGTTCAGAAGATCTTTGACATTAAGTTTCTTCTTCAAATTTTTCTTGTGGGCGTGTGAAAAAATGGATGTGGGGTCTTCTCCATTAGAAACCTTCGTATCATCCAATATCTCTGCATTAGAGCCATCGAAAAAGTTCTCTGTAATTGGTACTCAGGATTATGAGATTGTTAAACAAGGGACATCAGTGGGAGCTCCCGAGATTCATCAATCAGCGACACTTCAGGCATGTAACAATTAGCCTCTGCAAATTTCCTTTGCTTTCTGGAAATACCTTTTATCTTTGTTATTTTAGTGGTGGGAGATGTGGTGTTGCAGAAAACAGGGTACATAACACTTAAGAGATTGCTTCACATAGGCCATAGGGATAATTGCTACCGGTGTAATAGGCTCAAAACAAAGGGAAAGAGGAAGAAAGTGGTGGTAGTAGAAGTGTGGGGGTGATTGGGGAACCATTACTCGCATATGGGGGTAATGTATTACCCTAGAGTGGAGGCTTACGTTGGTAACTATTACCCTCCCTTATACATTTTAACCCTTCACTACTACCACTTTCCTTCATTTTCTTCTTGTTTTGAGCCCTATTACCGTGTAACAAGTATCCTCATCCTAAACAAAGCTTAGTAATTACAGTACGAAATTACTACCCGAATGGGGACCTAGGGTATTAATATAAAGAAACTGATAGTTACAAACACTCACTATTCTCCTATATGTTCTATCTCATCCAAACTTACTCCGTTATATACTGTTATCTTATGTTTACTTGctgttttcatttttttaacCAGGTCACAGGTGAGGCAGAATATGCTGATGACTTACCCACGCCGCCCAGTTGCTTACATGCTGCACTGATTCTGAGTCAAATGCCCCATGCACGTATAGTCTCTATTGATGATTCTGAGGCAAAGTCTTCACCTGGTTTTGCTGGCATATTTTTTGCCAAAGATGTCCCTGGAGATAATCATATTGGACCAATTTTCACCGATGAAGAACTCTTTGCTTCGGAGTTGGTAACTTGTGTAGGCCAGGTAGCAACTGCTCCATAATGTTCTAAATATTGCATCTCATATTCTCATTTGAGGAGCACTGAACAACCGTCTTTAAATTATGCAGGTTATTGGGATAGTGGTTGCTGATACCCATGAAAATGCAAAGTTAGCAGCTAGAAAAGTGcatattgagtatgaagagttgCCTCTTATACTATCTATTGACGATGCAATCAGATGTAATAGTTTTCATCCTCATCCAGAGAAGGTTCTGAAAAAGGGTGATGTACAACTCTGCTTTGAGTCAGGTCAGTGCGAGCGAATTATAGAAGGAGAGGTACGAATCGGTGGTCAGGAACACTTTTATATGGAACCACATAACAGTTTAGTCTGGACAATGGATGGTGGTAATGAAGTTCAAATGATATCTTCCACCCAAGTAAGTACTCGTAAACAATCATATGAACTATGAAAAACATCTCATTTTCAGTGCTTTTGACAGTTCATTGCCTGAATTTGCAAAATGTGTGTTCTTTTTTTGGAGACCTGACTCTGTTTCTGTATGAAATCCTTATTTGTTGATTATACTTGTGCAGGGACCACAGAAGCACCAGCAGTATGTTAGTCATGTTCTTGGTCTTCCTATGTCAAAAGTAGTTTGCAAAACTAAGAGGATTGGTGGTGGGTTTGGTGGCAGAGAAACCAGATCGGCTTTCATTGCTGCTGCAGCCTCTGTTCCATCTTACTTATTAAACCAGCCTGTTAAAATTGTCTTAGACCGAAATGTTGACATGAT
Protein-coding sequences here:
- the LOC141617881 gene encoding xanthine dehydrogenase 1-like isoform X2, which produces MSFVRNEEESGVIEEMKESNEAIVYINGVRKVLPNGLAHLTLLEYLRGLGLTGTKLGCGEGGCGACTVMMSYFDRRRKSCVHHAINACLAPLYSVEGMHVITVEGIGSQKSGLHPVQESLANAHGSQCGFCTPGFVMSMYALLRSSQNSPTEEQIEESLAGNLCRCTGYRPIMDAFMVFAKTDDMIYTGRPLASHQENEFICPSTGQPCSCGPKSNGTTDNMKKKGVCNGSYEQLSHNAIDGSKYSDKELIFPPELLLRKPSFLNLCGSYGLNWYRPLSIHQVLELKTRYPKAKLVIGNTEVGIEIRLKRKQYNVLISVAQVPELNILNVKDDGLEIGAAVRLSELLTTLKRVSQERAAHEISSCTAIIEQLKWFAGTQIRNVASVGGNICTASPISDLNPLWMAARAKFQIIDSKGNIRTVLAENFFLGYRKIDLAIDEILLSIHLPWTRPFEYVKEFKQAHRRDDDIALVNAGMRVHLEKKDEEWLVADASIVYGGVAAVTFSASKTKDFIIGKSWNKELLDSALKVLEEDVVIKEDAPGGMVEFRRSLTLSFFFKFFLWACEKMDVGSSPLETFVSSNISALEPSKKFSVIGTQDYEIVKQGTSVGAPEIHQSATLQVTGEAEYADDLPTPPSCLHAALILSQMPHARIVSIDDSEAKSSPGFAGIFFAKDVPGDNHIGPIFTDEELFASELVTCVGQVIGIVVADTHENAKLAARKVHIEYEELPLILSIDDAIRCNSFHPHPEKVLKKGDVQLCFESGQCERIIEGEVRIGGQEHFYMEPHNSLVWTMDGGNEVQMISSTQGPQKHQQYVSHVLGLPMSKVVCKTKRIGGGFGGRETRSAFIAAAASVPSYLLNQPVKIVLDRNVDMMITGQRHSFLGKYKVGFTNEGKVLALDLEIYNNAGNSFDLSLAILERAMFNADNVYEIPNIRINGKVCFTNFPSNTAFRGFGSPQAMLIAENWIQRIAMELKKSPEEIKEMNFQQEGSIMHYGQKLENFTLPKLWNQLKSSCDFPRARAEVDQFNAKNRWKKRGIAMVPTKFGISFTAKFVNQAGALVHVYTDGTVLVTHGGVEMGQGLHTKVAQIAASAFDIPLSSVFISETSTDKVPNASPTSASASSDMYGAAVLNACEQIKARMEPITSKRSFSTFAELATACYMERIDLSAHGFYVTPDIGFNWETCSGNLFRYFTNGAAFAEVEIDTLTGDFHTRDANVILDLGYSLNPAIDVGQIEGAFMQGLGWIALEELKWGDAAHKWIPPGYLYTCGPGTYKIPSMNDVPLKFNIAILKGAPNDKAVHSSKAVGEPPFFLASSVFFAIKDAIAAARAEAGYTDWFPLDTPATPERIRMACIDEFTSRFVDSQFCPKLSV
- the LOC141617881 gene encoding xanthine dehydrogenase 1-like isoform X1; this encodes MMSYFDRRRKSCVHHAINACLAPLYSVEGMHVITVEGIGSQKSGLHPVQESLANAHGSQCGFCTPGFVMSMYALLRSSQNSPTEEQIEESLAGNLCRCTGYRPIMDAFMVFAKTDDMIYTGRPLASHQENEFICPSTGQPCSCGPKSNGTTDNMKKKGVCNGSYEQLSHNAIDGSKYSDKELIFPPELLLRKPSFLNLCGSYGLNWYRPLSIHQVLELKTRYPKAKLVIGNTEVGIEIRLKRKQYNVLISVAQVPELNILNVKDDGLEIGAAVRLSELLTTLKRVSQERAAHEISSCTAIIEQLKWFAGTQIRNVASVGGNICTASPISDLNPLWMAARAKFQIIDSKGNIRTVLAENFFLGYRKIDLAIDEILLSIHLPWTRPFEYVKEFKQAHRRDDDIALVNAGMRVHLEKKDEEWLVADASIVYGGVAAVTFSASKTKDFIIGKSWNKELLDSALKVLEEDVVIKEDAPGGMVEFRRSLTLSFFFKFFLWACEKMDVGSSPLETFVSSNISALEPSKKFSVIGTQDYEIVKQGTSVGAPEIHQSATLQVTGEAEYADDLPTPPSCLHAALILSQMPHARIVSIDDSEAKSSPGFAGIFFAKDVPGDNHIGPIFTDEELFASELVTCVGQVIGIVVADTHENAKLAARKVHIEYEELPLILSIDDAIRCNSFHPHPEKVLKKGDVQLCFESGQCERIIEGEVRIGGQEHFYMEPHNSLVWTMDGGNEVQMISSTQGPQKHQQYVSHVLGLPMSKVVCKTKRIGGGFGGRETRSAFIAAAASVPSYLLNQPVKIVLDRNVDMMITGQRHSFLGKYKVGFTNEGKVLALDLEIYNNAGNSFDLSLAILERAMFNADNVYEIPNIRINGKVCFTNFPSNTAFRGFGSPQAMLIAENWIQRIAMELKKSPEEIKEMNFQQEGSIMHYGQKLENFTLPKLWNQLKSSCDFPRARAEVDQFNAKNRWKKRGIAMVPTKFGISFTAKFVNQAGALVHVYTDGTVLVTHGGVEMGQGLHTKVAQIAASAFDIPLSSVFISETSTDKVPNASPTSASASSDMYGAAVLNACEQIKARMEPITSKRSFSTFAELATACYMERIDLSAHGFYVTPDIGFNWETCSGNLFRYFTNGAAFAEVEIDTLTGDFHTRDANVILDLGYSLNPAIDVGQIEGAFMQGLGWIALEELKWGDAAHKWIPPGYLYTCGPGTYKIPSMNDVPLKFNIAILKGAPNDKAVHSSKAVGEPPFFLASSVFFAIKDAIAAARAEAGYTDWFPLDTPATPERIRMACIDEFTSRFVDSQFCPKLSV